Proteins from one Pseudomonadota bacterium genomic window:
- a CDS encoding plasmid pRiA4b ORF-3 family protein, with product MAKIIQGNFSAKQRETDKAVKKKTPVAAYQLKVSLLYSEPLIWRRVQVPGNLTLAKLHDVIQLCMGWTDTHLHQFMIGRNLYGPADLDDEWSEIKALDEKKFRLCDLEADMRKRCMYEYDFGDGWQHEIEIEKVITSAEKPSQYPVLLAGARACPPEDVGGVPGYENFLEAMNDPQSEDHAEMMRWYGSDTFDPDFFEMDAINKILKKIK from the coding sequence ATGGCTAAAATCATTCAAGGGAATTTTTCAGCGAAACAGCGGGAAACTGACAAGGCGGTTAAAAAGAAAACGCCGGTGGCCGCATATCAATTGAAGGTCTCGTTGCTCTATTCCGAACCCCTAATCTGGCGGCGTGTACAAGTGCCGGGGAACCTTACCCTGGCCAAATTGCATGATGTCATACAACTCTGCATGGGCTGGACTGATACTCATCTGCATCAGTTCATGATCGGCAGGAATCTTTATGGCCCGGCGGACCTTGATGACGAGTGGAGCGAGATAAAAGCCCTTGATGAGAAAAAATTCAGGCTGTGCGACCTGGAAGCCGACATGCGAAAGCGCTGCATGTATGAATATGATTTCGGTGACGGCTGGCAGCATGAAATAGAGATCGAGAAAGTTATTACATCTGCTGAAAAGCCATCCCAATATCCTGTTCTATTGGCCGGGGCTCGCGCTTGCCCGCCTGAAGACGTCGGCGGGGTTCCAGGATACGAGAATTTCCTGGAGGCAATGAATGATCCGCAAAGCGAAGATCATGCGGAAATGATGAGATGGTATGGCAGTGATACCTTTGATCCGGATTTCTTTGAAATGGATGCGATCAACAAAATCCTGAAAAAGATAAAATGA